In Anas acuta chromosome 5, bAnaAcu1.1, whole genome shotgun sequence, a single window of DNA contains:
- the PROX2 gene encoding prospero homeobox protein 2: MIPYQLQGSPPLSRRKEDPMDGRRAPEQGRDPAASGHSQGLKTEPCFQRDPLLSSPGASLVSQLLSHTVVSRSLDPCTLFPSSRPVGLPQGYELGVPPAEGAQALALPRTRAPAPVPGAGDREPLSDEHLRAKRARVESIIQGMSLPPTPQTPGTGVEGGVGQDREKGGEMSWEGRRKPRVPQPQRGVGVAGRGAPSGGSPHAAGCQQLKEQLCFLEQQLRWLQERFSQVCDPGDAAQPQGGAELAGKAGDRPGRDGAAAARRPHKAAPWGSSPGADGPEGTREDEGTQEDTGGLPSVARVLSQALKQELAGVTSRVVDSVLTSVWPKAAGHLLQQHPGPGAAARGEHFPAGKCRKPLAKSSPVGALGSPPPEAASLPSGHSLGPQGSSFSPTVLRNPHQAPAVGYTLGSAVPSAQEGQLLGQLLGYGHWGSPPAPQRCPPEAPDPHWGAPRLRPSAVRQQRCPLPLGPGEAEGDGAPFAPTHEALTPGHLKKAKLMFFFTRYPSSALLRSYFLDVQVAGLRGAGRDPWRGGFWRWFC; this comes from the exons ATGATCCCTTaccagctgcagggcagcccccCACTGTCCAGGAGGAAAGAAGACCCGATGGATGGCAGGAGGGCCCCTGAGCAGGGCAGAGACCCTGCTGCCTCAGGGCACAGCCAGGGGCTGAAAACAGAGCCCTGTTTCCAGAGGGACCCTCTGTTGTCCTCCCCCGGTGCGTCCCTCGTGTCACAGCTCCTCAGCCACACGGTGGTGAGCAGGAGCCTGGACCCCTGcacccttttcccttcctcacGACCAgtggggctgccccagggctACGAGCTCGGTGTGCCTCCTGCAGAAGGAGCACAAGCCCTGGCTCTCCCCAGGACCCGTGCCCCAGCTCCTGTGCCCGGTGCCGGTGACAGGGAGCCGCTCTCAGACGAGCACCTCCGAGCCAAGCGGGCCAGGGTGGAGAGCATCATCCAAGGCATGAGCCTCCCACCGACCCCACAAACCCCCGGCACCGGCGTGGAGGGAGGTGTGGGGCAGGACAGGGAGAAGGGCGGCGAGATGTcctgggagggcaggaggaagccGAGGGTGCCCCAGCCGCAGCGGGGCGTGGGGGTGGCCGGGAGAGGGGCGCCCAGCGGGGGCAGCCCCCATGCTGCGGGGtgccagcagctgaaggagcagctctgctttctggagcagcagctgaggtggCTTCAGGAGAGGTTCTCCCAGGTGTGTGACCCTGGGGacgctgcccagccccagggaggtgctgagctGGCTGGGAAGGCTGGGGACAGGCCGGGCAGGGACGGTGCCGCTGCTGCCCGCCGCCCCCACAAAGCTGCTCCCTGGGGGAGCTCCCCAGGGGCGGACGGGCCCGAGGGGACGCGGGAGGATGAGGGGACGCAGGAGGACACGGGCGGCCTGCCCTCAGTGGCCAGGGTCCTCTCGCAGGCGCTGAAGCAGGAGCTGGCCGGGGTGACGTCCCGCGTGGTGGACTCTGTCCTCACCAGCGTGTGGCCGAAGGCAGCCggccacctcctgcagcagcacccggGGCCAGGGGCGGCTGCCAGGGGGGAGCATTTTCCTGCTGGGAAATGCAGAAAACCCCTCGCTAAGTCATCCCCAGTGGGCGCACTGGGCTCACCCCCACCTGAGGCAGCATCGCTGCCCTCAGGGCACAGCCTGGGCCCTCAGGGCAGCTCCTTCAGCCCCACGGTACTCAGAAACCCCCACCAGGCACCCGCTGTGGGGTACACGCTGGGCTCGGCCGTCCCCTCAGCGCAGGAGGGCCAGCTGCTGGGCCAGCTGCTGGGCTACGGTCACTGGGGGAGCCCCCCTGCCCCGCAGAGGTGTCCCCCCGAGGCCCCGGACCCTCACTGGGGAGCCCCCAGGCTGCGGCCGTCGGCGGTGAGGCAGCAGcggtgccccctgcccctgggCCCCGGCGAGGCGGAGGGGGACGGGGCGCCCTTCGCCCCCACCCAC GAGGCGCTGACCCCAGGCCACCTGAAGAAGGCCAAGCTGATGTTCTTCTTCACCCGCTACCCCAGCTCCGCTCTGCTGAGGTCCTACTTCCTCGACGTGCAGGTAGCTGGGCTGCGGGGCGCCGGGAGGGACCCGTGGCGGGGGGGATTTTGGCGCTGGTTTTGCTGA